TGAGAAACTCTTACCTTCAAAGTTAGATTACAATTTTGCCCCTCTTGTATAACAAAATGCAATAAAATTATCTAATTCATTAAATATTAAGAAGTAATATTTCAATTACATGAAAGTTGAATCAAACTTTTCAAGAGCGGTAATGAATTTTAAACTGCATTGAATCAAACCAGAAAAAATTTCTATTCATTTTCTATGATTGAATTCCACGGTAATCTGATTGCTCCCTTGAGCTTCCACTAGCTATTAAAGTCATCGTTTCACAATCTTTTCATATTTTATGTATTGATAAAATGCATAATATATTGCCATTTCATATCACTTCTAGAGTACCTTCTCTGTGTCAAATATTTATCCATTGTTTAAATTATATCTACCATAAAAAGGGGGTGCTCAATCATATAAGAACATCCATATAaaacttaaagtcatttttttCCTTGAATCAACTACAATTCCAAAAACATCTTTGTATAAAAATGTAAATATACATCCTAATAAAAagttaaataaaaaaatcaaacGTGAGACATCAGCTTTTGATTTTCTCGAGTACAATGTATCTAAGCACTAAGCTTATATAATTAAAGCAATTTATTTCTTTTGAGTAATGGATACTAATGATGTTTAGCttttattatattaaaaattGTAATCTTTCAAAGTGTAATGAGTACAGCTATTATTATTAGAACAAATTATAACGGCAATCATGTTAATGAATTATCTCATCAGTTCAAGAAAACCAACAGATgcacttctctgcattataaAGTTATTATTTCATGAGAGGAAAGAAGCGGAGGGAAATAAGCTTTGCTTCACAAAATGGGATGGAGTTAGAATCAGCTAAAGCTAGCGAAGCTTGAAGTCAAGGAAAATTCATGAGGCTGGAGAAGCTGTATACAGAGCAATGATATCTAAGGTTGTACATATATTTATTAGTCTTTATATTTTTCCAACATTTTATTTCGTCTAAATTTGATTTGCAGAATTCCAAATGATATCTGGGCCATATTTCATAGCATATAAATACAGTTGCTTAAAAATGATGTTCCTTCGATATTTCACCATTTGTTGACAAAATTCAAATTTTCGAGTATTTGATTTGATGCATGCATATGCGACATCGAGAGATATGTATACTCTTTTTCCTGCACTAGGATCTTTTTCTCACGGGGTTTTTCCTAGTAAGATTTCAACGAGACATACTATCTATCAATAGACATCTAAGGAggagtgttgtaaatattaaTATTAGTTAATTGTGAATGTCCATAACTACTACGTGTAATTCCACCATTAAGTGTAGTAACACTACCCATCCACTACCTCCTCATTCATCTCCCACAACCCCATAATCTTCCCCACCTTCTCATCAACTACTTCTACTTGAGTTATTCCTAATATAATTGCCCCAATCTTCTCTATATATGATTATGTTATTGTATTGCTTCTTCTCTGGTATATGTATCAATGTAGATGTAAATACATGAAGATAATTGACCAATTAGAAAATTCtcaattttggaaaaaaaaaaaaaaaggtatttcTTTTTAGTAATTTCTTCATGGATAGGAAACCAACTAAATATTTAATGGATTCTTCCATCGTGTCAAATATTTCTTTAAGTTCTTTGATTTATTAGAGAAGTATGCAATAAGATGTCGGATCTCTCAAATCCGACATGTTTTTATGTGGTATTCTCAAAGCTTTTGTAATCTTAGAAAAAGGGTATGCGCGTGCCGAGAGACTAGTAGGACTAAATATGAAGTAAAAAAACCTGTAACAATGGCTGTGAGATTGGCGCCATCAATGCCATGAGTGACCTGCTCAGCAGTAGAAGCTGATCCAAATCCACTTGGACCTGGTCTTCCTGTTATCAACCTCAACATTTTTCTCACACTAAATTATCCAAATTAAAGATATAGTGACACAACAAAAGTTCAAACAGGAAAGAATAGAAGAGGCTCAAGAAGAAACCAgttttggttcaaaatataaagagTGATTCTTGAAGAAAGATAgtagtaattaaattaattaatgagagaaatgacaaaaatgatcccttatgtTTGAGGATAGATTCAAAATAGTCTTAAGTATACACTGGACAACTTTGGTCCCTTAAGTTCGCTAAAAATTAATACTTTAAGTCCCCCTCAAACATTTATCAAACTTTGTCTATTAGATTTGCCGGGAACAATGAAAAAAGAAGTTTTAACAATAACACCAAGAAAGTCCAATCATATCCTAAAATATGCAACACAGAAAAAATTGTAGATAGGAAAAAGATATTAAAAATATAGCAGAAATTACATCTTAAAAAGCTACGGTAGACTATAGAATTAAATAAAAAATGGGAGACACTACAAAAATGTACCCTATATGTGAGGTCCCACTAACTGCCCCCACCCCACACACCCCCATAACCCAAACCGTAGGACGAGAATTGTTCAATACATGCTTAAGGGACTAGTTTGACCTTAGCCTCAAACATAAGGTACCGATGAAAATAAGGTACCGTTGTTTTCATTTTCTCTAATTGATGAAGATAATGTTTGAAGGGGAAAAAGACAACGACATGAAGGTTGCAAATTGCAATGAAAGAGATGTATGGGTGGGTTGTTGAGACTTCGAGAGTAGTAAAATATtgacttaatatatataaaaagaatttttatttatttattccttCAGTTTAACGTAATTTGACTACGGAGTATAACAAAGAATAAAGATACTTTTTAAAATTTGTAATTTTAAATACATTATTTTTTTAAACAACCTAGTAATAAGTAAATAGTGCCATTATTTTAGGAACAGATTAATAAAAATAGTATTTTCTTTTTAGTTATCATAGTTACTAAAATATTTGTCATTTTAGGAAAAAAttcaagatagaattaattatcTTTCCCTATATTTTAATTTAGTAAACTAGATTGGCGGTGAGTGTAAGGAAAACTGAGATTGAAGAATAAGGAAAATTTAGTCAAAGTATTTTTCAGTTAATATCTTTTAAGAAACGtttaaaaggaaaacataataaCAATTAAAATGGACGTAAAGGAGTACCCTTTTTTCGCTTTTTCTCTTTTAACCAAACCTACAACCCAACCCTCGaaatcaaaatgaaaaaaaaaaaagaaaaaaaaactcaaacCTACAATTTAACTATTTCTTTTACAGTTAAATTCATACTTGAATAGAAGTAAGAAGGAAATGAAGTGTGTATCAAACTTTGTTTCTTTCCTTCTTGTCGTTATGTTTGACTTGTTGCTACTTTTATTCAAAAGGcaagatcattttttttttccgaaatTATAAAGGTATTCAATATTTCCCAATTTTCTCCATTATATAATGCAACTATAACCACTTGACATTATAATTACTTTCCAGTCCCCCATACACTTTTCTAAATTTCAGAATAGCATTTCTATCAATGATGCTTTTCATATTTCATTCCTACAATTGATTGAGATCTGAATAATCACTTCTCATAATCCATTTGGCAAACAAAATTACATTAAAGGAGTAATGTAACCACTACATTTTgagaaaataagaaatatttCTTTAAAACTGTTGGCGGATTGCATTGAATTTGGGCGAGTCAAAATGGATTGTGTTAATAAATGAGCTCGTCAAAAGTTTTTTGGGCTGAAATTGGTTGAGCTGAAATGGACTAAGAAACGGATCTTTGTGCTTTAatatcttatttttttattttatttttttataatttgtcTAAGTAtctaataatttttattttattatgattttataaaacatataaaaaaaaGGTCTTTTGAAAAATATTCCTCATGAGTCCACTTACTCTACATGTCAACCCAaattttacataggctagatttaGCGGATTAAAATGAGTTGAGTTAATAAATGACTAGCTTATGACTTCTTAAACTTAAACGGGTTGGACGGATCATATTTTCATGGGCTAGTTTTACTACCTCTATTTATGCATCaactataaaaatatatataatcagCTAAGAGTTGCATAAAAGCTTAGATGGTGAAGTCTGTTGTCAATTGTGAAAGGTTAATCACACTATTTGACAAGGCGGATCTACAACATAAGATGTGGTTAAGTGAATTCAGTAATTTTTGCTCGGCCTAtgaaatatctataaatatttgactATAAACGCAGTTATTATTGTCtattaacttggtgtagttgatcCGCCTCTGATACTTAAGTTTGCCTACCGTAGAACTTGAACATAATAGACGTTGCAGAGTCATTTACAGTGGCTACTAACCGAAAGAACACTTGATATTCATATTTTAAACATAAGCTTAAAATTTAAGAACCAACAAGCTTAAAACTCAACAAACTTGTAACAACAGTTTCAtaaaatatgaattaaattaattTCCTTTCTCAACAACTGCATTGAACTTATAATCAAGTCTTTAGAGCTGCATTAACCAAGTTGTTGCTGAAATCCCAAAGGTTACGCGCTAAAGCTTCCTCTCGTGATAGCTTGCTTGGCTTGTGCTCATTGCAGTCAAGGTAGTACTTTCCAGTGACCCCCTTTAGACTTGGATGAAGTGCAACATAGCATGTTGTAGCTGCCCCCTGAAAAAATAGAATCATTGTTTTATTACCTAACGATATGATATATTAAGCCCTTATTGGCTTTGACAAAATTCATTTTAAGTGACGTTAACGGTCAAAATAGATGCAGTGGTGTTCGGGCCAGCTTGGACGTGTTGAGATACTACTAGTATAAAGGACAGCAGAGGCAATGCACTGATTCTTGAATCTATCCTCCGTTCTGCAGAGTTACAAAAATTTAAATGCGGCTATGCAATTAAGTTATTTGTGATAAGGCACTGTCCCCACAGGAGGAAGGGATTCATCTGAGCCCTATTTGTCAAAaaattatactatgtatatcaggtcaatttttttatgtatatatattatatgttgaATCCCCTTTACGTGTTTACTTTTTTTAACTTTTTGAATCCGTTCTGTGAAAATCCTGTCTCAGCCACTGACTGACTGTTGAAATTCATAAAAAGGTTAAAATGTTTGCAAGGAAGTGAATTCACTTACCTGAGGGACATTTTTCCATAGGAAACAAGTGAAAGCCCTTAAGATTCCTGTCAAAGAAAATGCAAGTTATTAAAAAAGCTCATGAACCTCTAAGCTAATATTATTTTGTGAATGGTTAATAAATACATACTCATCAAAAGAGCAGAATGCCTCATGAGGGGTGTCATTATTAAACCAGGATGCACTGAGTTGACAGTTATATTTGCTCCCTCTTCCTGCATTTGATGAAAAGATTACACTTTTTAAATAGTTTTAGTAGTACAAATCTAGTTGCAAATTCAGGTAAAACAATTTCATTCTTTAATTTACTATATTCTTTTTAAGCCAATGCTATTTGATGAATATTAGATGAGTTGCACGATTCAACAGTTTAAACATGATAATTAGACGAGTTGTACGATTGAACATGGTATAAAAGTAGACAACACATTCTGAATTAGAGTCTCACCACTAAGTGTCGTCACAGAATCTCTATGAAGGAACATATTGAAGAGTGACTAATCTCTACCGGtttaaacttttagatgaaatagtttttACAGTTCGACAATCTTAGGTTGAATCATTGGTTTGATGAGCCCATGATAGCAACGCAATTTCTCCATCCTACAGACAGCTTACAGTAAGCAAAAATTTATAGAATTACCTGCAAGCGGCGAGAAAGTTCGTTGGCATGTAATATGTTGGCTAATTTGGATTGTCCATATGCTAGTTTGTCTTGATAACTGGTTCAAAGAAACAATAGATGGATGAAAGTTAAAGTGAGTAGTCACAGGTTAGTACTAATTGAATATACTAGTGTGTGTCTACATTGCACTGGTGCAAAGGTTGATAGAGTAGTATCTATATTACTCGAACTCTTCATAAATGCCACCGAGTGtgtgtcagatcctccaaaagtagtgtatttttggaggatccgatacTGGTGCGACAACATTTTTTAagaatccgagcaacataggACCGTATTATACCTGCTCTTGTCATTGATCTTGTGAAATCTTATTCCTTCTTTGTAAGGGCAAATGTGAGCTACTGATGATATGTTCACAATCCTACCCTGAATACCAGTAGATTTTGCTGTTTCTTTCATTTTGTCTAGTAGAAGGTTAGTCAAGTAGAAGTGACCTGAAAaaccccaaaaaaataaaatatagatCCATTAGAGCAAGTTCTACCAAAAATGTGTACTCAAAAACTTCACTGTCGATTCTACAAGAATTTATTATGAAAGCTTTTCTATTTGCTTCTCTTCGATGGAAGTTTGATTTTTCCCATAATGTGTACTAATTTTTGGCCTAGTTCTTCTTCTGGTGATCCGTTCAACTTCTTATAGGAAAGCTTAATAACGAGCATAGAGAAGAGCTCATGATTAGCTGTTCGGGAAATTTCTAAACGAACAGCTTCAGCTAAATCTTTCAATTTTCTTATTTACTATGTTCAATACTATGTACTCTTCTATCCGTGAAGTAATAGAAATGGATATTACAGAGTTTGTCAGTGTATACCGAGATGATTTGTCGCGAATTGCATTTCTACACCATCTTCTGAAAGCTGAAATGGACAGAACATAATACCTGCATTGTTTCTGTTTTTGCAAATCCTCATGagggaaacaattttttttttttcaactaaaACTCAATCAATAAGGCAGAACTAGAGAAACATAGAGATCAAGCAAATTACATTAAGATGTTGAGAGGAAGGTTAAGTGCTTTGAAATTATCAGCAAATGCCTTGACTGATCTAATTGAGCTTAGGTCAAGTTGCTCAACATCGACTCGAGCAGCTTTGTGATCCTTGAGAATTCGCTGTTTTGCATTGTTCGCAGCTTCCATGTTTCTTGCTGCAATTATGACATGGACATTCCTCATTGCTAAAACTCTTGCTGTCTCCATACCAATGCCGCTTGCACCTCCTGTAAATCCAGGGTGTGATAGACGAATCGGGAAAAGAAACGTGTTTCGTGGACAATATGGATGAGATCATAAAGAAGTTCTCGAGTAAAAGCTAAAAATTGAAGTTCCTCTTCCTCTTATAGGAAAGGAGATTTAACTTGGTTCATTTTTTGTTCATTCATCTACTGCCAAGTTTAAATCTTTCTTTCCTGAGATTCTACATTCCAATTCCTCATAcaataaaagttttttttttttttgtgaatcatTAGCAGTTGTTCTTTACTTGTTAATAATTACCAGTAATCCACTCACTTGTTAGGAGCATCtttagaagtttttttttttttttttttgggtttcctCGCGTTATTTGGTATCCACATTGGAGTCCAATTAAATTCGAATTTAATTTGTGACGGGAAGTTCCATATTGCGGGGGATAAAGAACTCGCTAACAAGGGGACTTCACACCACAGAGCTCGAACCCTCGAACCGAGGACTATTTGTATCTTTAGATATTTTGAGTACTGCTAGCATTAGCAAGAAGCATCAAATTGCCTAATTTCCTCTATAGAACAAAGAAAACTTGTATTGTCTGATTGAAAATTGAAATGTTGTTCAGAATTAGTTCCACTATGCAATTCATGAGATGATAAACAAGACTGTAATGATTATGTTGGAGTTAAAAAATTGGACAAAATAGTAAACTTTTGTTGTAGAAAACATAAGAATATAGATCTATTCATTAATGATAATTTTTCAAGAACTAGTCAACTAcagaaaaaaaaatccattttttttttatcaaagaaAATCTAAATGCCACCTAAGATCCTTTTAGTTAGCAATATACTACCAAGGCAGATCACAAGCTTCACATAAATGATGTACAACCACCTATCTATATTGTCATATTGATTGACAAAAAGTCAAAACCTAATAAATTTAAAACATCACAAGTACTTGAAAAATCTTTGTCTAGAACAAATTAAAGACTGCCGAGCTCCAACTCAAAGGGAAGTTAATAACTTTGGCCCCTCAAAGTAacggcctcaattttttttatttaatattatATATTATTACTCCAATTATTTAAAAGATACTAgatttatgctttatttttttgGAACGTGATAGAAGTTATTAGAAAAAAAATAGAGGttcattaaataaatatttaaatcTCATAATGATATACGATATGTGAAAAAGAACAATTTAGTGATGATATTtataataagaaaataaaaatgaagTCTCTTGTAAAATCCATAACTAAGAACCAATTTCGTTGAACCACCCTTAGCTCATAAGGAACAAACAATAAAATCCATAACTAAGAGCCATCACTTACGTTAGAATTTGAGCCATTGCAAGGAATTCTTTTCACTAGAGAAAAAACAAggaaataataaaaatataaagaaaataagaaacCCCATTATTCCGGTGAGCTAGGTGAACCAAAGAGTCAAAGACCAGCGATGAACTTTCATCCAAACACCTACCTATCAAGTATCGAATATCAATGATTGCACATGCACGTAAAAATTACTCTTTCCGTCACAATTTATCTGACATCGTTTGACTTGAcaaaaagtttaagaaagaaagaaggttTTTGAAaattgtgatctaaaacaaaccTTAGACAATTGTGAGGCTACAAATCATTTCATTACGAGTAAATGAGAGATTTTAAAGTTAaagttgtttctaattatagGAAAGTGGCATTCTTTTTGGGCCAGACTAAAAgaaaaaagtgtcacataaattaaaacagagagGTTAGTAGTATGAGTTTAAGTTCTATGCATCCATGGTATTGTAAAGTATGCTCACACGATTTGATCACCATAATTTTTGGTAGATCTCTATAACAAATAGTGCTCACTCCATCCCAATTTTAGtgtcttattttcttttttggcTTGTCCtaaaagagtgtctctttctatatttagtaaattgaTAATTCAAACATTCTACATGACAAGTTTAACACCACAAGAGTCAAAGgatattttagtacattatacacatt
The nucleotide sequence above comes from Lycium barbarum isolate Lr01 chromosome 3, ASM1917538v2, whole genome shotgun sequence. Encoded proteins:
- the LOC132630276 gene encoding short-chain dehydrogenase TIC 32 B, chloroplastic-like, whose product is MFRLITGRPGPSGFGSASTAEQVSHGIDGSNLTAIVTGGASGIGMETARVLAMRNVHVIIAARNMEAANNAKQRILKDHKAARVDVEQLDLSSIRSVKAFADNFKALNLPLNILINNAGIMFCPFQLSEDGVEMQFATNHLGHFYLTNLLLDKMKETAKSTGIQGRIVNISSVAHICPYKEGIRFHKINDKSSYQDKLAYGQSKLANILHANELSRRLQEEGANITVNSVHPGLIMTPLMRHSALLMRILRAFTCFLWKNVPQGAATTCYVALHPSLKGVTGKYYLDCNEHKPSKLSREEALARNLWDFSNNLVNAALKT